DNA sequence from the Armigeres subalbatus isolate Guangzhou_Male chromosome 1, GZ_Asu_2, whole genome shotgun sequence genome:
ggctactttagatttgaaatgataatgtaTACCTTTTTCAGTGTATTTGTTTGCTTTAGTTACTTCCCCATAAAAAATCCTCCCGACTTTCCCCCAGACTAAATCGGTTCTCGTCGGTACGATCGACCGATGATATTCCCGACGAATTTATAGATTGTTTCACCGAGCCTTATGTGATTTTTACAGGGGAGCCATCCGACGCGACGTTAAACGAAATCGGTAGACTAATATCTACTAAATCGAATGAATAATAGGTCAGTTTCGTTTTAAATAGGGTGTGATAAAACCAGTCGAAATAGAGTGATTAATCGACTTATTAAATGTTATTATTGAGCGAACCCGACCAAATCTGTAGATTGATCGGTGTGGAAAATAATGAAATCAGACGAAATAGGGTGATTTATCGAATTATAAAATTTCATCATTAAGCGAATCAACCGTTTAAAATACAAGGGGGACCAAATTTCGGCTGAACTTTTACTGAGGTGTATAAGACCCAATTTATGAAcattcaaacttcatgatttttaaaacaagATCACGGAATCTTTGCACGGGTCTCTCTTCTTGGTTTTAAATGTTACCAAGCTATTCCAAGCTATAAATGAGCATTAGGAGATTGtattaaaacatattcactaccTCTGAGAATCACTTGTACTAACATATGTTAAAATCTATCAAACGTGATCACTTACCTTTATTAACCGCTTACTACCAGACAACTattttccggatgttccggaatatgtcacaaactaaaaatattataaatcagGTCTTTTTCACTTAACTAAATGTCAAATACTCACTTTGCTTTATTCGAGCTTTACTCTATGTTCATAAACACAAGGACCCGATTTCGTCTGTTCAATAATCAGACGATCAAAATAAGCAACAAATACACAATCAATCGATTATTTTACCGATGAAATAGGCACCGATTGCTCGCGACTTAATCTTACAATGAATCTGGCGGTGAAAATATGTAGCCTACGACAATCGACGTCGTCGGTGTAAAAATAGGTCTATTTGGTAGGCACCCGATTTCATCGGGTGATCGTGAAATTTCGGAGCTGTCAAATTTTTTatggggttctgccaaatttcAAATCTGAAGTAGccgaacatatatttaacgaagatcatcaattaaccaaagacaacatatcacttctcagacaaatacaaaacccttggaaacttgacgtagcggaaagcttagaaatttacaaacaaaaacaaataaatttacttaacaaagatcaaggaaacggatATACCTGGCTGTTTAGATTACTACCCACGGGACGACGACGAATCGGTTCAAGCGATATGCCCTAATTTTTTACCTACAGTTCTacctacacaccatatttaaagttaatgagcaatgtttttcttcagtcgataacaaacactgaagaagtttccaagtaggaaacgaaatgcgtatctgcttgttgatacataaaaaagttaatagtgggtgtaaatggaagaataatagtcttttaaccttctAGAAATGCACGTTATTGGTCTGCACTTGGCTGGATTCAgagtgttccgatccttcggcagatgataagtgacacccctagtgatgaattgCGGTAGCTGCCCGGCgttatctagtaccgtgttgaagcattacaccatccgcccgtggaccgttgagttttttataccagaaattatgcacaaaatcgagtcctggtgcagcccaattcctggtataccgggtagcctcacttatgtcttgggcggtcacgttgatatCGGTCATATCTctaattccaccacaatatcgATATTCTTCTGCTcatcgccgttgtgtatgacggggttctcccatagattggaccaaaactgcgtgacttctccaatctccagAAGACCCTCGCCAAAatcggctttgtcgtttcggatgtggttgtagaactccctttcgttgatgttgaacattcgattttgctccttcctcttcgaacattctccataacgtcgcaaTCATTTAacaagagcactcaaccgctgtacatgggtgtcgagaatctcagttatgttcgcctcggtgagaccacggagttctgtgggtttcacaatttcagcaacattccgaactagccttgttgatcgattcccctgcttgtactgtgttaatcgaccaacctttgaccgcagtgtggcgatgcgggtctccagacgtcgcatccacgcgggttttcgtgctttggggcgtgcgcgtccatcactctcaccttgtggacgcgttcgcaatcccaacgttcttacaacagccactgcagccgaatacacgatacattgcagctcctcaaggttctccacggtttccaagtactgtggcaaaatatcctggttaaggatgcttactgtactcgtcaaccgataggagtactgcaacttgggtatccggtgtcgggacatggggtctgtcccacggaactgtgtaactgctgtgcccatatgattagctagttcgtcttgcaattgctgtcgttgcaattcaACTGTTGGTCCTAgagcggcgggtgcaatcgaatcgcgacggtcacttgcgattgatgcatccaacccaacagaacttcttctcgacgtatcgctcgatcttgatgtactctacgtcttctggagtcagcatattatgtgacataatagctctctggcgtgtgtacaacttgttctggtcaagctggggtgcaaaccgagggaaactctcattgaacatctccagcatcgccggtctgccggacatatccgtctccatcctggtgcaaacgtagtagcaacgggtcacgtactgattcatcttccttgtccacatgatccgttgccgtcggcggcccgctaacgtgagtgattgacgtcgatccaccacagcaacatcagcaggtgcagcattgctttggtgatttcttctgctgccgtttctgttttgccttgtcggcacgggctgagcccgatgactagagggtcgctgttgTACCTCTCCTCTgttgcattattattattattatagaattttggcacttcctcagcaagcgtgctgggaattttcagcTACCTCGGGCCATCTGAATGCCAATGtagcaattcagctgatagtcctcctgcgccagatgcagggcactgaatccgcttcacacacagcgcgatggatttcgtggcggttctgactttccacgaagtatcttcgcaactgctggatctgggaaacacatagtgtttgtatatcggtgacgcctctttctcctactgtacgtggcagggtgactctctcaatggacgattttggatggcgcatgcgatgcttagtgaacgccactcatACTGCTGGTTCTAACctgttctaacgcctccaagtcagtcttggtccacttcaccacccataaactgtatgtcaacaagggcacggcaaacgtgtttattattattattattcgcaATAACTAAAAAAGTTTACTTTTTCTTTCTCAACCCGCAGGATGTCTTCATGATGATCAGACGGAAGAAGACCACCATCTTCACCGATGCCAAAGAAACCACGCCGGTCCACGAGCTTAAGCGAATGatcgaaggaatcctgaaagtGCCTCCCCGGGACCAGCGCCTGTACAACAAGGACAACCAACTGATGGACGACGACCGGACGCTGCAGGACTGCGGTATAACGGTGGCCACAGCCAAGGCACAGTGCCCGGCCCAGCTCGGTTTGGCCGTCCGGGAAAACAGCGGCGATTTCGAGCAGCTGGATCTGACTCCGTACTCGCTGCCCCCGGATCTACCGGACGTGATGAACAAACAGGACGCCGCCAACGGACAGGATCAGCTTGCCTAATGACGGGGTTTGGGGCTGCGCAATTAGTTTCGTACTCCTACACACCCTATACCTACACAATGATTGCACTACTTACTGATGTAAAGGTCGCGCGGGCGGGCGGGGTTGCTTAGCACTACACTTTTCATTGCTACTTTGGCTATCACTTGAACATAGCAATCAATCTTTTAATTTAAAGCAAAATCAAACTCCATTGTTTTCCCCCACATACCTAAAACAACAGTTTACTGGACATTCATCCCCATTAAAAAAAACGTTCGCAGGCAATAACAGTGGGAAAGATTTCCCCAGAGTATAGTACTCCATCGTAACCCGCTGGGATTTGTTATAATTTCTGTTTTGATAATCGTGTCACAGTGGAAGCAGTTTTTGGGACTCGATTCGAGAACGGTAGCCTAATACACATACACAGAGAGAATGAATTGCACGGTTGTTTcaactttttagttttatatatattttcgaAAGACCACGACAGGGTGGAAGGATATCAAAGTTTTCAGAGCATGTGCTACCAGCTACGGAGAAAGGTCGTTATCCCTTcatgtgtattttttatttgaattttatcattgtaattaaattatgaaataaattatGCTCGATATTGGGAAAGAGATCGTGTTTAGATTTTTGGAACCATACTTgaagaatttcaaagaaaaatagGACGAGGCGAGATATTTCCATCCTGTTTAAAAGCTTGCTTTGACacatttaaggtcaacttcccagtttttattttgcaaacgcACACACAGTTGTATCCATTACATCTCCTGAGAGGCCAACAGATATCGTAAGATCATTTTGGGATTGTTGTAACCGTAACCAAGGAAATGTAACTGGACAAAACTATTTATTTCAACTGACTTGGTTAATGGTCGGCTAACTAATGGCAAGTAATAAAACTTTTATTGAAGGCACAGCCTACATGGATAGGCCTGCTACATCTCCGCCTCTTAGAAAATGTCATACGATGATGGCCATCTTGGGATTCTTGATTCACGCATGGAGCGACGTAcagaactgtcaaatggttCAGCTGACACTGTAACGAGCCTTCGGGTCGTTacaattattgtaaatattttatTGGTTATTATTGTTCTTAGTTTCTTGTTAAATGTTTTCGTTTGTATTTacggttaaaataaattaaatagaataaagttgaacaaattccgagaattaaaaaaaagataaaccagCCTAATGAGAAAATAGGTATAGTTCATTGTGTTCATTTATGCATTTCCCCTCAATAAAATGGTTAATGAGATCTAAGCCAGGTGGTGAGATACCGTGGAATTAAATTGCGTAAGCCACCCAAGATTGCTTGATCCCGTAAAATTTGCATATGAGCTTCGGCGTGCATCGACCTGTTGGGATTCTTTTGATAAATTCTTTGACCTTTCCCGAAGTCCCTCTCACATGGACAGAAAGGTGGCTGACTTAGGCTGTTTGTGTGAAGAGACGCGAACATGCGCGAAAATGATTGTCATGAGCATGAGAGCAACCGTCGGTATCGCGAATTTATCTTCGTGATTTCCGGTGACGAAATTAATTCGGCGGTTAATCTGAGGATTCAATCTAAAACCCTTTCCCATAGTTTCTTAGCTAGTTAGTCGTGTGTGCAAAGGTTACGAACGGTGAGTTATCG
Encoded proteins:
- the LOC134223398 gene encoding elongin-B, which encodes MDVFMMIRRKKTTIFTDAKETTPVHELKRMIEGILKVPPRDQRLYNKDNQLMDDDRTLQDCGITVATAKAQCPAQLGLAVRENSGDFEQLDLTPYSLPPDLPDVMNKQDAANGQDQLA